One genomic segment of Vulcanisaeta thermophila includes these proteins:
- a CDS encoding helicase C-terminal domain-containing protein, with product MINEAWVINELRRRGSLVIDAYPGFGKSRLAVRVAKGWVEGGGRVLIMTRSRMEALQLCGFFSELGLRDRVSLFLGREVLCPFNAQSQKQCLDLRLSGVCKVKDLRSPLTLNTCDLMDYIKLSVCPYEVNRALAHQLPIVVVTHAFLSNNELYLELINILNEWGRDGVLLIMDEFHNVIPGVETVITLEPRDLARWAHDGNKLARRLLQRIGEVVAEGEEVVLLRGFDIEELLEGSEGMSDLALKLLMHHGDDLCAFTFDGRLVRLRCLSLRPIRDLVNRVSNALFLSASVSRRFMKILSLVGLRPGYVDIEEMPRDYAANLRVFVAGGLKLTLNLRVSKPYVELINDFIRHFVNTAPPAGGLAVFFPSIEYLSFFVNNHLDPPWGVPVFVLDDSSKSSEVIDKFREEARWGRSLLITYAQSPVSEGINFLDNELVGIMIVGFPLPQFSQWGSMKARFYSRMGVGGFTTTYLFPAVSLTVQIIGRLLRDLDRNRKVALLLDERFYKYRRFMPRWLAVSMRSINYRALLKLNPWAGD from the coding sequence ATGATTAATGAGGCATGGGTAATCAATGAATTGCGAAGGCGAGGCTCCCTAGTCATAGACGCATACCCTGGCTTTGGCAAGTCGAGGCTGGCCGTGAGGGTTGCCAAGGGATGGGTTGAGGGTGGTGGTAGGGTTCTCATAATGACAAGGTCTAGGATGGAGGCCCTTCAACTATGTGGTTTCTTCAGCGAATTGGGGCTTCGGGATAGGGTTAGTTTATTCCTAGGTCGCGAGGTTCTCTGCCCCTTCAACGCCCAGTCCCAGAAGCAGTGCCTTGATCTTAGGCTTAGCGGTGTTTGTAAGGTTAAGGACTTAAGGAGCCCCTTAACCCTCAACACCTGTGACTTGATGGATTACATAAAGCTTAGTGTTTGTCCTTACGAGGTAAACAGGGCCCTGGCGCATCAATTACCCATTGTGGTGGTGACGCATGCCTTTCTTTCTAATAACGAGTTATACCTGGAATTAATTAACATATTGAATGAGTGGGGCAGGGATGGCGTTCTACTCATTATGGATGAGTTTCATAATGTGATCCCCGGTGTTGAGACCGTAATAACCCTGGAGCCCAGGGACTTAGCGCGGTGGGCCCATGATGGTAATAAACTTGCGAGGAGGCTCCTCCAGAGGATTGGTGAGGTTGTTGCTGAGGGTGAGGAGGTGGTGTTGCTTAGGGGCTTTGATATTGAGGAGTTGCTTGAGGGTTCTGAGGGAATGAGTGATTTAGCACTTAAATTATTAATGCACCATGGGGATGACCTATGCGCATTCACATTCGATGGTAGGTTGGTTAGGCTTAGGTGCCTAAGCCTGAGGCCCATTAGGGACTTGGTCAATAGGGTCTCTAATGCGTTGTTCCTTTCGGCATCGGTGAGTAGGCGTTTCATGAAGATACTAAGCCTAGTTGGTTTAAGGCCTGGTTATGTTGATATTGAGGAGATGCCCAGGGACTACGCAGCGAACCTAAGGGTGTTTGTTGCCGGGGGGTTGAAACTAACCCTCAACCTAAGGGTGTCTAAGCCCTACGTTGAGTTAATCAACGACTTCATTAGGCACTTCGTAAACACGGCACCGCCTGCCGGGGGCCTGGCCGTGTTCTTTCCAAGTATTGAGTACTTGTCGTTCTTCGTGAACAATCACCTAGACCCTCCCTGGGGGGTGCCCGTGTTTGTACTTGATGATTCATCCAAATCATCGGAGGTGATTGATAAGTTTAGGGAGGAGGCTAGGTGGGGGAGGTCCCTGCTCATAACGTACGCCCAGAGCCCCGTGAGTGAGGGTATTAATTTCCTGGATAACGAGCTCGTGGGGATTATGATCGTGGGCTTCCCACTACCCCAATTTAGCCAGTGGGGTTCCATGAAGGCCAGGTTTTACTCAAGGATGGGCGTGGGTGGGTTCACAACCACGTATCTATTCCCAGCGGTCTCGCTCACGGTTCAAATAATCGGAAGGCTCCTCAGGGATTTGGATAGGAATAGGAAGGTGGCGTTATTGCTTGACGAGAGGTTCTATAAGTACAGGAGGTTCATGCCCAGGTGGTTAGCGGTTAGCATGAGGAGTATTAATTACAGGGCATTGCTTAAGCTAAACCCATGGGCCGGGGATTAA